In one Bradyrhizobium sp. 4 genomic region, the following are encoded:
- a CDS encoding glutamate-5-semialdehyde dehydrogenase, translated as MAAPLKAVDGNADLQALMTDLGTRARAAARVLALAPPEQKNRALEAMARAIRNNAAAILAANAEDVTEARASGNATSSFIDRLTLTPARVEGMAEGIGIVRGIADPVGIVTESWQRPNGMTIERVRVPLGVVGVIFESRPNVAADAGVLCLKSGNAVILRGGSDSFRSCRAIHDCLVQGLREAGLPEAAITLVPTRDRAAVGQMLSGLNGAVDVIVPRGGKSLVARIEQEARVPVFAHLEGVNHVYIDGSADLAMAKSIVLNAKMRRTGVCGAAETLLVDRAAAGKNLKPLIEMLIEAGCEVRGDDAVQKTDPRVKPASADDWDTEYLDAIIAAKVVDGVDGAIAHIQNHGSHHTDAIVSADETVAKRFLSEVDSAIVLHNASTQFADGGEFGFGAEIGIATGRFHARGPVGAEQLTSFKYRVHGTGQTRP; from the coding sequence ATGGCCGCCCCCCTCAAAGCCGTCGACGGCAATGCCGATCTTCAGGCGCTGATGACCGATCTCGGTACCCGTGCCCGCGCTGCCGCGCGCGTGCTGGCGCTGGCGCCGCCGGAGCAGAAGAACCGGGCGCTCGAGGCCATGGCGCGGGCGATCCGCAACAACGCGGCCGCGATCCTTGCCGCCAATGCCGAGGACGTCACCGAGGCCCGCGCCTCAGGCAACGCCACCTCGTCCTTCATCGACCGCCTGACGCTGACGCCGGCGCGGGTCGAGGGCATGGCCGAGGGCATCGGCATCGTGCGCGGCATTGCCGATCCGGTCGGCATCGTCACCGAGAGCTGGCAACGGCCGAACGGCATGACCATCGAGCGCGTGCGCGTGCCGCTCGGCGTCGTCGGCGTGATCTTCGAGAGCCGGCCGAACGTTGCGGCGGACGCCGGCGTTCTGTGCCTGAAGTCCGGCAATGCCGTGATCCTGCGCGGCGGCTCCGACAGTTTCCGCTCCTGCCGCGCGATCCACGACTGCCTGGTGCAGGGCCTGCGCGAAGCGGGCCTCCCCGAGGCCGCAATCACGCTGGTGCCGACGCGCGACCGCGCGGCGGTAGGCCAGATGCTGTCGGGATTGAACGGCGCCGTCGACGTGATCGTGCCGCGCGGAGGCAAGAGCCTCGTCGCACGCATCGAACAGGAAGCGCGCGTGCCGGTGTTCGCGCATCTCGAAGGCGTCAACCACGTCTATATCGACGGCAGCGCCGACCTCGCCATGGCGAAATCGATCGTGCTCAACGCCAAGATGCGCCGCACCGGCGTCTGCGGCGCCGCCGAGACGCTGCTGGTCGATCGCGCCGCTGCCGGTAAAAACCTCAAGCCGCTGATCGAGATGCTGATCGAGGCCGGCTGCGAAGTGCGCGGCGACGACGCCGTGCAAAAGACGGATCCGCGAGTCAAACCCGCGAGCGCGGACGATTGGGACACCGAATATCTCGATGCGATCATCGCAGCGAAGGTGGTGGACGGCGTCGACGGCGCGATCGCGCATATCCAGAACCACGGCTCGCATCATACCGATGCGATCGTGAGCGCGGATGAGACCGTTGCGAAAAGATTCCTGAGCGAGGTCGATTCCGCGATCGTGCTGCACAACGCCTCGACGCAGTTCGCCGACGGCGGCGAGTTCGGCTTCGGTGCCGAGATCGGCATCGCCACCGGCAGATTCCATGCCCGCGGCCCGGTTGGCGCCGAGCAGCTGACGAGCTTCAAATATCGCGTTCACGGTACTGGGCAGACGCGGCCGTAG
- a CDS encoding nicotinate-nucleotide adenylyltransferase yields the protein MSNNFVAPRFFAQAIPTHTSGMRIGLLGGSFNPPHQAHRAISQFALKRLQLDRVWWLVTPGNPLKENGALHELGERMQAAREMADDPRIEVSCLESVIRTRYTIDTINTLRRRLSGLRFVWIMGADNLAQFHRWQHWRRIAGQVPIAVIDRPPQSFRALASPAAQALRRYRMPENEAPLLADRAAPAWVFLTGMKLNLSSTGLRNPDGSWKGTK from the coding sequence TTGAGCAACAATTTCGTCGCGCCACGTTTCTTCGCGCAGGCCATACCGACCCATACCTCTGGCATGCGCATCGGCCTGCTCGGCGGCTCGTTCAATCCGCCGCACCAGGCCCATCGCGCGATCAGCCAGTTCGCGCTGAAACGTCTCCAGCTCGATCGCGTGTGGTGGCTGGTGACGCCAGGCAATCCGCTGAAGGAGAACGGCGCGCTGCATGAGCTCGGCGAGCGCATGCAGGCGGCACGCGAAATGGCCGACGATCCCAGGATCGAGGTGAGCTGTCTCGAATCCGTCATTCGCACGCGCTATACCATCGACACGATCAACACCTTGCGCCGCCGCCTCTCGGGCTTGCGCTTTGTCTGGATCATGGGCGCCGACAATCTCGCTCAATTCCATCGTTGGCAGCACTGGCGGCGCATCGCCGGTCAGGTACCGATCGCGGTCATCGACCGCCCGCCGCAGAGTTTTCGCGCCCTCGCCTCTCCCGCCGCCCAGGCGCTCAGGCGCTATCGGATGCCGGAGAATGAGGCGCCATTGCTTGCGGATCGGGCCGCCCCGGCTTGGGTGTTCCTGACCGGAATGAAGCTGAATCTCTCGTCGACCGGCTTACGGAACCCGGACGGAAGCTGGAAAGGTACGAAGTGA